The following are encoded together in the Opitutus sp. ER46 genome:
- a CDS encoding tagaturonate reductase, which yields MSTSTSLSRNLLRAQKKLAPSVARGPADEYPERVVQFGEGNFLRAFADWMIDEVNSQQLFRSNVLVAQPIRQGMASELNAQDGIYTLLMRGVQNGKVVEARRIVTATRRAVNPYEQWSDLVNAFRGNDIRFVLSNTTEAGIAYVAETYSQGVCPESFPAKVASLLFERFNAVNGDPKKGLIFLPCELIDRNGDNLRRIVLEHAQKWALPAAFTTWIKEANYFLNTLVDRIVPGYPRAEVEQLRKDLGYDDKLIVAAEYFHLWVIEGPKHLADELPFTKAGLNVVWTDDLTPYRTRKVRVLNGAHTSSVLGAYLAGLDTVRDMVEDVTFGAFVRRAVFDEILPTVALPEAEKRAYAESVLERFRNPFVRHELLSISLNSVSKWKVRVLPSLLDYQKAKGKLPVALSFSLAALIAFYRGTQVTTNELQGHRDGKAYPIRDDAAVLAHFSAAWRKAELTKNWQELATTTLAHAEFWGQDLNQVAGLTTLVARSLETIATQGARAAVTAALKS from the coding sequence ATGTCCACGAGCACATCTCTCAGTCGAAACCTTCTCCGAGCTCAAAAGAAGCTCGCCCCCTCCGTTGCGCGGGGTCCGGCCGACGAGTACCCGGAACGCGTCGTGCAGTTCGGGGAGGGCAACTTCCTGCGCGCCTTCGCCGACTGGATGATCGACGAGGTAAACTCGCAACAGCTGTTCCGCAGCAACGTGCTCGTCGCCCAGCCGATCCGCCAAGGCATGGCCAGCGAGCTGAACGCGCAGGACGGCATCTACACGCTGCTCATGCGCGGCGTGCAGAACGGCAAGGTCGTCGAGGCCCGCCGCATCGTCACGGCGACCCGCCGCGCGGTGAACCCTTACGAGCAGTGGTCCGATCTCGTGAACGCATTCCGCGGCAACGATATCCGCTTCGTGCTCTCCAACACCACCGAGGCCGGCATCGCTTACGTCGCCGAGACCTACTCCCAGGGCGTCTGCCCCGAGAGCTTCCCCGCCAAGGTTGCGTCGCTCCTGTTCGAGCGCTTCAACGCGGTGAACGGCGACCCGAAGAAGGGCCTGATTTTCCTGCCGTGCGAGCTGATCGACCGCAATGGCGACAACCTCCGCCGCATCGTCCTCGAGCACGCCCAGAAGTGGGCGCTCCCGGCCGCGTTCACCACCTGGATCAAGGAGGCGAACTACTTCCTTAACACATTGGTGGACCGGATCGTCCCGGGGTATCCCCGCGCCGAGGTCGAGCAGCTCCGCAAGGACCTCGGCTATGACGACAAGCTGATCGTCGCCGCCGAGTACTTCCACCTGTGGGTCATTGAAGGGCCCAAGCACCTGGCCGACGAACTGCCGTTCACCAAGGCCGGGCTCAACGTGGTCTGGACCGACGACCTCACGCCGTACCGCACGCGCAAGGTCCGCGTGCTCAATGGCGCGCACACCTCCAGCGTGCTCGGCGCCTACCTGGCGGGCCTGGACACCGTCCGCGACATGGTCGAGGACGTGACGTTCGGCGCGTTCGTGCGCCGCGCGGTGTTCGACGAGATCCTTCCGACGGTCGCGCTGCCCGAAGCCGAGAAGCGCGCGTACGCCGAGTCGGTTCTCGAGCGTTTTCGCAACCCGTTCGTCCGCCACGAGCTGCTCTCGATCTCGCTGAACTCGGTCTCGAAGTGGAAGGTCCGCGTGCTGCCCTCGCTGCTCGATTACCAGAAGGCCAAGGGCAAGCTGCCCGTGGCACTCTCGTTCTCGCTCGCCGCGCTGATCGCGTTCTACCGCGGCACGCAGGTCACGACCAACGAGCTGCAGGGCCACCGCGACGGCAAGGCTTACCCGATCCGCGACGATGCCGCCGTGCTGGCGCACTTCTCCGCGGCCTGGCGCAAGGCCGAGCTGACCAAGAACTGGCAGGAGCTGGCCACGACCACGCTCGCCCACGCCGAGTTCTGGGGTCAGGATCTCAACCAAGTTGCCGGCCTGACCACCTTGGTCGCCCGCAGCCTCGAGACGATCGCCACGCAGGGCGCGCGCGCGGCCGTCACCGCAGCCTTGAAGAGCTAA
- a CDS encoding GDSL-type esterase/lipase family protein — translation MKQTTRLSLRVLGCVAILGVGALFTSCATQAPLPAASAAELALRDPARNSAINPVPRDEKWMKRHQGFVAAAAKGGVDLLFVGDSITDFWRNAPEKNGGRAVWDREFAPLHALNIGISADRTQHVLWRLRNGELNGIDPKVIVLMIGTNNTGFEKDKVTPRNTPAQAAEGVRAIVRELRQREPQAKILLLAIFPRNEGPLDAQRQQVNEINREIAQLHNGDTIRFLDINAKLLEPDGTLSRDIMPDLLHPGPKGYEIWAAAIKPAVLEMLGQK, via the coding sequence ATGAAGCAGACTACCCGTCTCTCTCTCCGTGTCCTGGGTTGCGTCGCGATCCTGGGCGTGGGCGCGTTGTTCACCAGCTGTGCCACTCAGGCACCGCTGCCCGCCGCCTCGGCGGCCGAGTTGGCGCTGCGCGATCCGGCGCGCAACAGCGCCATCAATCCCGTCCCGCGCGACGAGAAGTGGATGAAGCGCCACCAGGGTTTCGTGGCGGCCGCGGCGAAGGGCGGCGTGGACCTGCTCTTTGTCGGCGATTCGATCACCGATTTCTGGCGCAATGCGCCGGAGAAGAACGGTGGCCGCGCGGTCTGGGATCGCGAGTTTGCCCCGTTGCACGCGCTCAACATCGGCATCAGCGCCGACCGCACCCAGCACGTGCTGTGGCGGCTGCGCAACGGTGAGCTCAACGGCATCGATCCCAAGGTGATCGTGCTGATGATCGGCACCAACAACACCGGCTTCGAGAAAGACAAGGTCACGCCCCGCAACACCCCCGCGCAGGCCGCGGAAGGCGTGCGCGCGATCGTGCGCGAGCTCCGCCAGCGCGAGCCGCAGGCGAAGATTCTCCTGCTCGCGATCTTCCCCCGCAATGAGGGCCCGCTCGATGCGCAGCGCCAGCAGGTAAACGAGATCAACCGCGAGATCGCGCAACTGCACAACGGCGACACGATCCGCTTCCTCGACATCAACGCCAAGCTGCTGGAGCCGGATGGCACGCTCTCGCGCGACATCATGCCCGACCTCCTCCACCCCGGCCCGAAGGGCTACGAGATCTGGGCCGCCGCCATCAAGCCGGCGGTCCTCGAAATGCTCGGCCAGAAGTAA
- a CDS encoding hemolysin III family protein, whose protein sequence is MPSTVKPPSATYTPAEEVANAVSHGIGLVLSVAALVLLVVFAALRGSAWHITACTIFGASLVLLYTSSTLYHSVRHERVKLVLRKLDHAAIFVLIAGTYTPFLLVNLRGPWGWSLFGVIWTLALGGIAMKVWFTGRFRVVSTIIYIVMGWLIIIAIAPMMRVIEPGGIWLLVGGGVCYTGGTVFYLWRSLPYHHAVWHLFVLGGSVCHFFAVFSFVVPRGA, encoded by the coding sequence ATGCCTTCGACCGTCAAACCTCCGTCTGCGACCTACACTCCGGCCGAGGAAGTCGCCAACGCCGTCTCCCACGGGATCGGACTCGTGCTGAGCGTGGCGGCCCTGGTGCTCCTGGTGGTGTTCGCGGCGCTGCGCGGCAGTGCCTGGCACATCACGGCGTGCACGATCTTCGGTGCCTCGCTCGTGCTCCTCTACACGTCGTCCACGCTCTACCACAGCGTCCGCCACGAACGCGTGAAGCTGGTCCTGCGCAAGCTCGACCACGCAGCGATCTTCGTGCTGATCGCCGGCACGTACACACCCTTCCTGCTGGTGAATCTGCGCGGTCCCTGGGGCTGGAGCCTGTTTGGCGTGATCTGGACGCTCGCGCTCGGCGGCATCGCGATGAAGGTCTGGTTCACCGGCCGCTTCCGGGTCGTCTCCACGATCATCTACATCGTGATGGGCTGGCTCATCATCATCGCGATCGCGCCGATGATGCGCGTGATCGAGCCGGGCGGCATCTGGCTGCTGGTCGGCGGAGGCGTCTGCTACACCGGCGGCACGGTCTTCTATCTCTGGCGCAGCCTGCCGTATCACCACGCCGTGTGGCACCTCTTCGTGCTCGGCGGCAGCGTCTGCCACTTCTTCGCCGTCTTCAGCTTCGTCGTTCCGCGAGGCGCGTAG
- a CDS encoding DMT family transporter has protein sequence MPERSSRTLAGVLLIVGAVLCFSCMDASAKWLGRVLNPWQTIAVRYVFSFALTGLFFNPLTRPGLMRTQHLGLQCGRALCVVVATASGWTALRFIELTQLTAITFAAPLLVALMAAPLLGEKIGPRRVVAVAVGFCGVLIVTRPFSGAIHPAGLLALVAAVANAIYSILTRRLAAFDAPETTMFYTGLVGSVVMLPVAPFVWETPTSALTWGVLAVLGSFGALAHWLLILAHRHAPASLLAPFYYAQILGAVVLGIAVFGEVPDRWTITGALIVTGSGLYLVYRERVRRKPVPSSDLQA, from the coding sequence ATGCCTGAGCGCTCCTCGCGAACGCTCGCGGGCGTGCTCCTGATTGTGGGCGCGGTGCTTTGCTTCTCGTGCATGGATGCCTCGGCCAAGTGGCTCGGGCGCGTGCTCAATCCCTGGCAAACCATCGCGGTACGCTACGTCTTCAGCTTCGCGCTCACGGGGTTGTTCTTCAATCCGCTCACCCGGCCCGGCCTCATGCGCACACAGCACCTCGGATTGCAGTGCGGCCGCGCGCTGTGCGTCGTGGTGGCGACGGCGTCGGGGTGGACCGCGCTGCGTTTCATCGAGCTCACGCAACTGACGGCGATCACGTTCGCCGCGCCGCTGCTGGTTGCCCTGATGGCGGCGCCGCTGCTCGGCGAGAAGATCGGGCCGCGTCGCGTCGTGGCGGTGGCGGTCGGGTTTTGCGGCGTGCTGATTGTCACGCGTCCCTTCAGCGGCGCGATCCATCCGGCCGGGCTGCTGGCGCTGGTCGCGGCGGTGGCGAACGCGATCTACTCGATCCTCACGCGCCGGCTTGCGGCGTTCGACGCGCCCGAGACCACCATGTTCTACACGGGCCTGGTCGGCTCGGTGGTGATGCTGCCGGTCGCGCCGTTCGTGTGGGAAACGCCGACCTCGGCGCTGACCTGGGGCGTGCTCGCGGTGCTGGGCTCGTTTGGCGCGCTCGCCCACTGGCTGCTGATCCTCGCTCACCGCCACGCGCCGGCCTCGCTGCTGGCGCCCTTCTACTACGCGCAGATCCTCGGCGCCGTTGTCCTCGGGATCGCGGTCTTCGGCGAAGTGCCCGATCGCTGGACCATCACCGGCGCGCTGATCGTCACCGGCTCCGGCCTCTACCTCGTGTACCGCGAACGCGTCCGCCGGAAGCCCGTCCCGAGCTCGGACCTGCAGGCCTGA
- a CDS encoding SDR family oxidoreductase yields MKNKLLGKRVLVTAGAQGIGYAISQHLLQAGCELFVHFFSSAAGAHELEKEAGTLGRRFERGMADLTETEQCERIVHDAVHFLGGLDILVNNAGSLIERRGFAAADDEFWAETMSLNVGSMRRVTRAALPHLIEAAKVRGGASIVNLSSLAGRKGGAAGSLAYATAKGAVLTFTRALAQEVGPQGVRVNALAPGLILGTKFHTTHTPIEAQQAAIAGIPLGRPGSVDDVARAAVYLASEFDGFITGATLDINGGVYCA; encoded by the coding sequence ATGAAGAACAAGCTCCTCGGAAAGCGCGTGCTGGTCACCGCCGGCGCGCAAGGCATCGGGTACGCAATCAGCCAGCACCTGCTCCAGGCGGGCTGCGAGTTGTTCGTCCACTTCTTCAGCAGCGCGGCCGGTGCGCACGAACTAGAGAAAGAGGCCGGCACGCTGGGCCGGCGGTTCGAACGCGGCATGGCCGATCTCACCGAGACCGAGCAGTGCGAGCGGATCGTCCACGACGCGGTGCACTTCCTCGGCGGCCTCGACATTCTCGTGAACAACGCCGGCTCGCTGATCGAGCGCCGGGGCTTTGCCGCGGCCGACGATGAATTCTGGGCTGAGACGATGTCACTCAACGTCGGCAGCATGCGGCGGGTCACGCGCGCGGCGCTGCCGCATCTGATCGAGGCCGCCAAGGTGCGCGGCGGCGCCAGCATCGTGAATCTCTCGTCGCTCGCCGGTCGCAAGGGCGGCGCCGCCGGCTCGCTCGCCTACGCCACGGCGAAGGGCGCGGTGCTCACGTTCACCCGCGCGCTCGCGCAGGAAGTCGGCCCGCAGGGCGTACGCGTCAACGCCCTCGCCCCCGGGCTCATCCTCGGCACGAAGTTTCACACCACGCACACACCGATCGAGGCGCAGCAGGCGGCGATCGCCGGGATCCCGCTGGGGCGGCCCGGCTCGGTGGACGACGTGGCGCGCGCAGCGGTTTACCTCGCGAGCGAGTTCGACGGCTTCATCACCGGCGCCACGCTCGACATCAACGGCGGCGTGTACTGCGCGTAA
- a CDS encoding glycoside hydrolase family 88 protein — protein sequence MRPLLLVALLACSPLAAPAAETVSPPMPEAADVLAVMERVADWQLANPARHDPRGWVQGAGYTGMMALAEVSPSPRFLEAMRQMGAKNAWQPGTRVYHADDHVVIQTYADLFLRDHKPETIAPSIERFDHILKNPAPGGLEFVGQNRSTQWSWCDALFMAPPAWAKLWRATGNTAYLDFAVTHWWQTSDYLYDKEEHLYFRDSTYFEKREANGKKIFWSRGNGWVFGGLVRMLQLLPPEHPARARFVQQFQEMAAKLLTLQQPDGFWRSSLLDAESYPALETSGTGFYCYGLLWGVNQGLLDRGKYLPAALRAWQGLMGCVQPDGKLTHVQPIGADPKRFDPASTEPYGVGAFLLAGSELYRAAKPAR from the coding sequence ATGCGCCCCCTCCTTCTCGTTGCCCTCCTCGCATGTTCACCCTTGGCCGCGCCCGCCGCGGAAACCGTTTCGCCCCCGATGCCGGAGGCGGCCGACGTGCTCGCGGTGATGGAGCGCGTGGCGGACTGGCAACTCGCCAACCCGGCCCGCCACGACCCCCGCGGCTGGGTGCAGGGCGCCGGCTACACCGGCATGATGGCGCTCGCCGAAGTGTCGCCGAGTCCGCGCTTCCTCGAGGCAATGCGCCAGATGGGCGCGAAGAACGCCTGGCAGCCCGGCACGCGCGTGTATCACGCCGACGATCACGTCGTCATCCAGACCTACGCCGATCTGTTCCTGCGCGACCACAAGCCCGAGACGATCGCCCCGTCGATCGAGCGCTTTGATCACATTCTCAAGAACCCCGCGCCCGGTGGCCTCGAGTTCGTCGGCCAGAATCGCAGCACGCAGTGGTCGTGGTGCGACGCGCTGTTCATGGCGCCGCCGGCCTGGGCCAAGCTCTGGCGCGCCACCGGCAATACCGCCTACCTCGACTTCGCCGTCACGCACTGGTGGCAGACGTCCGACTACCTCTACGACAAGGAGGAGCACCTGTATTTCCGCGACAGCACCTACTTCGAGAAGCGCGAAGCCAACGGCAAAAAGATCTTCTGGTCGCGCGGCAACGGTTGGGTGTTCGGCGGCCTCGTCCGCATGTTGCAACTCCTCCCGCCGGAGCATCCGGCGCGGGCGCGCTTCGTGCAGCAATTCCAGGAGATGGCGGCCAAGCTGCTCACGCTGCAGCAGCCCGACGGTTTCTGGCGCTCGAGTCTGCTCGACGCCGAAAGTTACCCCGCGCTCGAGACAAGCGGCACCGGTTTCTACTGCTACGGGCTTTTGTGGGGCGTGAACCAGGGCCTGCTCGACCGCGGCAAGTACCTGCCTGCCGCCCTGCGCGCTTGGCAGGGGCTCATGGGCTGCGTGCAGCCCGACGGCAAACTCACCCACGTGCAGCCGATCGGCGCCGACCCAAAACGCTTCGACCCCGCCTCCACTGAGCCCTACGGCGTCGGCGCCTTCCTCCTCGCCGGCAGTGAGCTCTACCGCGCCGCCAAGCCAGCGCGGTAG
- a CDS encoding altronate dehydratase family protein, which yields MKNPVLQIHPRDNVAVSLRSLDAGLTVDVAGRSVRLAAAVPPAHKIALRAIRAGEPIIKFGQPIGRATSDVGEGGWVHVQNVRTNLEGVLDYQYAPAIEPLRPIDDGKTFMGYRRPNGEVGIRNEIWIIPTVGCVNEIAQTLARQLNARALPGNITGVHAMSHPYGCSQLGDDHATTQRVLAALAQHPNAAGVLIIGLGCENNTMASFRKLIPEADSPRYRFMVAQEVGDELAAGRKMLDSLIEYAAGFHREKVPVSELRVGLKCGGSDGFSGITANPLVGAFSDQLIARGGTSILTEVPEMFGAEALFMNRCVTRPVFDRCVAMINGFKEYFLRHGQVVYENPSPGNKDGGITTLEEKSLGCLQKGGTSPVVDILPYGGRLQQRGLNFLTGPGNDIVSVTALAASGAHLVLFTTGRGTPLGGPIPTFKIATNSDLATRKENWIDFNAGQLLEKETMDSLAAKLLDEVIMTASGQPARNELNGFREIAIFKDGVTL from the coding sequence ATGAAAAACCCCGTCCTCCAGATCCACCCCCGTGACAATGTCGCCGTGTCCCTGCGCAGCTTGGACGCCGGCCTGACCGTGGACGTTGCCGGCCGCTCCGTGCGGCTGGCGGCGGCGGTGCCGCCGGCGCACAAGATCGCGCTGCGGGCGATCCGCGCCGGCGAGCCGATCATCAAGTTCGGCCAGCCGATCGGGCGCGCGACGAGCGACGTGGGCGAGGGTGGCTGGGTGCACGTGCAGAACGTGCGCACCAACCTGGAGGGCGTTTTGGATTACCAGTACGCACCGGCGATCGAGCCGCTGCGTCCGATCGACGACGGCAAGACCTTCATGGGCTACCGTCGCCCGAACGGCGAGGTGGGCATCCGCAACGAGATCTGGATCATCCCGACTGTGGGCTGCGTGAACGAGATCGCGCAGACCCTCGCGCGGCAGCTCAACGCGCGGGCGCTCCCCGGCAACATCACGGGCGTCCACGCGATGTCGCATCCCTACGGCTGCTCGCAGCTCGGCGATGACCACGCCACCACGCAGCGCGTGCTGGCGGCCCTGGCGCAGCATCCGAACGCCGCGGGCGTGCTGATCATCGGCCTCGGTTGTGAGAACAACACGATGGCGAGCTTCCGGAAGCTGATCCCGGAGGCGGACTCGCCGCGGTACCGTTTCATGGTGGCCCAGGAGGTGGGCGACGAACTCGCCGCCGGCCGCAAGATGCTCGACTCGCTGATCGAGTACGCCGCGGGCTTCCACCGCGAAAAGGTCCCGGTCTCCGAGCTGCGCGTCGGCCTCAAGTGCGGCGGCTCCGACGGCTTCTCCGGCATCACCGCGAACCCGCTGGTGGGCGCGTTTTCCGACCAGCTGATCGCGCGCGGCGGCACCTCCATCCTGACCGAGGTGCCGGAGATGTTCGGCGCCGAGGCGCTGTTCATGAACCGCTGCGTCACGCGCCCGGTCTTCGATCGCTGCGTGGCGATGATCAACGGCTTCAAGGAGTACTTCCTCCGCCACGGCCAGGTCGTTTACGAGAATCCGTCACCGGGCAACAAGGACGGCGGCATCACCACGCTCGAGGAGAAGTCGCTCGGCTGCCTGCAGAAGGGCGGCACCTCGCCGGTCGTGGACATTCTCCCGTACGGCGGCCGGCTGCAGCAGCGCGGCCTGAATTTCCTCACCGGCCCGGGCAACGACATCGTGTCCGTGACCGCGCTGGCGGCGTCCGGCGCGCACCTCGTGCTCTTCACGACCGGCCGCGGCACGCCGCTCGGCGGCCCGATCCCAACGTTCAAGATCGCGACGAACAGCGACCTCGCGACGCGGAAGGAGAACTGGATCGATTTCAACGCCGGCCAGCTCCTCGAGAAGGAGACGATGGACTCGCTCGCGGCCAAGCTGCTCGACGAAGTCATCATGACCGCCAGCGGCCAGCCCGCCCGCAACGAGCTGAACGGCTTCCGCGAGATCGCGATCTTCAAGGACGGCGTGACGCTCTGA
- a CDS encoding glycoside hydrolase family 88 protein yields MRRLLAFVLLLSATAIAGATDAPSAKLASVPTTPAPALPAKAEVLAKMRLANGWFMKAWPDPAKPIVTRRARPSNIWTRGVYYEGLMALHAVAPDAASLDYAVRWGEAHQWGLRHGTTTRNADDQCCGQTYIELYQLDPKPERLRDIVANIDFIVAGERNDDWWWIDAIQMAMPVYAKLGVLKQDPRYWEKAHAIYTYTKNQHGGKGLYNPADKLWWRDKDFVPPYREPNGEDCYWSRGNGWVIAAMARVLDVLPANAPHRAEYETMLRDMAEALVPLQRADGFWNCSLHDPDNFGGKESSGTALFVYAMAWGVRHGVLPAEKYLPVITKAWQGLVNDAVHPDGFLGYIQGTGKEPKDGQPTKYDSKPDFEDFGVGCFLLAGAEVYQLAR; encoded by the coding sequence ATGCGCCGCCTTCTCGCCTTCGTCCTCCTGCTTTCCGCCACCGCCATCGCGGGCGCAACCGACGCTCCCTCCGCCAAGCTCGCTTCCGTCCCGACGACGCCGGCGCCCGCGTTGCCCGCCAAGGCCGAGGTCCTCGCCAAGATGCGGCTCGCCAATGGCTGGTTCATGAAGGCCTGGCCCGACCCGGCGAAACCCATCGTCACCCGGCGCGCCCGCCCGAGTAACATCTGGACGCGCGGCGTCTATTACGAGGGCCTGATGGCGCTGCACGCCGTCGCCCCCGACGCCGCTTCCCTCGACTACGCGGTGCGCTGGGGCGAGGCGCATCAGTGGGGCCTCCGCCACGGCACCACGACGCGCAACGCCGACGACCAATGCTGCGGGCAGACCTACATCGAACTCTACCAGCTCGACCCCAAGCCTGAGCGCCTCCGCGACATCGTCGCCAACATCGACTTCATCGTCGCCGGCGAGCGAAACGACGACTGGTGGTGGATTGACGCCATCCAGATGGCGATGCCGGTCTATGCGAAGCTGGGTGTGCTCAAGCAGGACCCGCGCTACTGGGAAAAGGCGCACGCGATCTACACTTACACCAAGAACCAGCACGGCGGTAAGGGCCTGTACAACCCCGCCGACAAGCTCTGGTGGCGCGACAAGGACTTCGTGCCGCCGTACCGCGAGCCCAACGGTGAGGACTGCTACTGGTCGCGCGGCAACGGTTGGGTGATCGCCGCCATGGCACGCGTGCTCGATGTCCTGCCCGCCAACGCCCCGCACCGCGCCGAGTACGAGACGATGCTCCGCGACATGGCCGAGGCGCTCGTCCCGCTGCAGCGCGCCGATGGTTTCTGGAACTGCAGCCTGCACGACCCGGACAATTTCGGGGGCAAGGAATCCTCGGGCACCGCGCTCTTCGTGTACGCGATGGCGTGGGGCGTACGCCACGGCGTGCTGCCCGCCGAGAAGTACCTGCCCGTGATCACCAAGGCGTGGCAGGGCCTCGTGAACGACGCGGTGCACCCCGACGGCTTCCTTGGCTATATCCAAGGCACCGGCAAGGAGCCGAAGGACGGCCAGCCGACGAAGTATGACAGCAAGCCCGACTTCGAGGACTTCGGCGTCGGCTGCTTCCTGCTCGCCGGCGCCGAGGTGTACCAACTCGCGCGCTGA
- a CDS encoding MFS transporter: protein MLTPADRTQQRAALIAATMASFLTPFLGSSIVVALPAIGAELGLTAVQLSWVAAAFMLGSAVCLVPFGRIADLVGRKRVFVTGTVCFTLTTLACGLAHSTVFLITARALQGMSAAMIFGTGLAILTSAFPANQRGRVIGFNASAVYIGLSLGPFVGGLLTRHFGWQSIFFATVPLGVASAIVAGRGLRTEVVERTTKPFDYVGVAIYATMLVALMAGVSALPRPAGLGLLGAALAAAVIFVLWERRMEQPMLDVRFLVGNPVFAWSNVSAFINYSATSTVAFLISLYLQYLRGFDPAQAGCVLLVQSVTMAGVSPFAGKLSDKIEPRIMASAGMGFTVAGLIILCFLHADTPLAVVITTLVVLGIGFGLFSSPNTNAVMSSVPKERLGVASATLGTMRLLGQTVSMGLTVAVLAVSVGRAAITPAVHPQFLEAMRGVFIASAVLCTIGVFASLARGNVRKPEA, encoded by the coding sequence ATGCTCACGCCCGCCGATCGCACCCAGCAGCGTGCCGCGCTGATCGCCGCCACGATGGCGTCATTTCTGACGCCGTTCCTCGGCTCCTCGATCGTCGTCGCGTTGCCAGCGATTGGTGCCGAGCTCGGCCTCACGGCCGTTCAGCTCAGCTGGGTGGCGGCCGCGTTCATGCTCGGCTCGGCGGTGTGCCTGGTGCCATTCGGACGCATCGCTGACCTCGTCGGCCGCAAGCGGGTGTTCGTCACCGGCACCGTGTGCTTCACGCTCACCACGCTCGCCTGCGGGCTGGCCCACTCGACGGTGTTCCTGATCACCGCCCGCGCTCTCCAAGGCATGAGCGCCGCGATGATTTTTGGCACCGGCCTAGCGATCCTGACCTCGGCGTTTCCCGCCAACCAGCGCGGCCGCGTCATCGGCTTCAACGCATCGGCCGTCTATATCGGGCTCTCGCTCGGGCCGTTCGTGGGCGGACTGCTCACGCGGCACTTCGGCTGGCAGAGCATCTTCTTCGCCACCGTGCCGCTGGGTGTCGCCTCCGCGATCGTGGCGGGCCGGGGCCTGCGCACCGAGGTGGTCGAGCGCACCACCAAGCCGTTCGACTATGTCGGCGTGGCGATCTACGCCACGATGCTGGTCGCCCTGATGGCCGGGGTATCGGCGCTGCCGCGGCCGGCGGGGCTCGGGTTGCTGGGCGCGGCGCTGGCTGCGGCGGTGATCTTCGTGCTCTGGGAGCGCCGGATGGAGCAGCCGATGCTCGACGTGCGCTTCCTCGTCGGAAACCCGGTGTTCGCGTGGTCCAACGTGTCCGCGTTCATCAACTACAGCGCGACCTCGACGGTCGCGTTCCTGATCAGCCTCTACCTGCAATACCTGCGCGGTTTCGATCCCGCGCAGGCCGGGTGCGTGCTGCTGGTGCAATCGGTGACGATGGCCGGGGTGAGTCCGTTCGCCGGCAAGCTGTCGGACAAGATCGAGCCGCGCATCATGGCCTCGGCCGGCATGGGGTTCACGGTGGCTGGCCTGATCATCCTCTGCTTCCTGCACGCCGATACCCCGCTGGCCGTGGTCATCACGACGCTCGTGGTGCTCGGCATCGGGTTCGGGCTCTTCTCCTCCCCCAACACGAATGCGGTGATGAGCTCGGTGCCAAAGGAGCGGCTCGGAGTCGCGTCCGCCACGCTGGGCACGATGCGGCTGCTCGGTCAGACCGTGAGCATGGGCCTGACTGTGGCGGTGCTGGCGGTTTCGGTCGGCCGCGCGGCGATCACGCCGGCGGTGCACCCGCAATTTCTTGAAGCGATGCGCGGCGTGTTCATCGCGTCCGCCGTCCTGTGCACGATCGGCGTCTTCGCCTCGCTCGCACGGGGAAATGTGCGGAAGCCAGAAGCCTGA